Proteins encoded together in one Desulfobacter hydrogenophilus window:
- the trbL gene encoding P-type conjugative transfer protein TrbL, with translation MTKLLSIRFSPIRLFLYCLIITTVFFIFNENVIASTVDQKIIEKIISKYHTLGSTWGSNIKSHSLWLLKIMLTIQLIWMALKLGLKQSTLHNLIEEFVIVVFFGSIFFCLIIYSQDYSDKLISGMSSLSVQVAGSGSNATDVFTNSLKIADNMTNPISIFGAVKAPLIGLCIIVTLLCGAFIYGMYILIACEAWIILNIGILLLGFGGLKASRGFSTSFLKYALGVGLKVFTIKCLFYVLAIFMADMINYYFEDLSEVLVITASFLILAFLVKTLPDAMARIVTIHSGSSAGAMTGAMIAGAGMAVGAASMGAGAAAGAAGGGGISGALGGAKNGPLSAIERALKNNAKKRESNEGNE, from the coding sequence ATGACTAAACTTTTGAGCATCAGATTTTCTCCTATCAGACTTTTTCTATACTGTCTGATCATAACAACAGTGTTTTTCATTTTCAATGAAAATGTAATTGCCTCAACTGTTGACCAAAAAATCATTGAAAAGATTATTAGTAAATATCATACGTTAGGGTCCACATGGGGAAGTAATATAAAAAGTCATTCCTTGTGGTTGCTAAAAATTATGTTGACCATACAGCTTATTTGGATGGCTTTAAAGCTTGGACTAAAACAAAGCACTCTGCATAACCTGATAGAAGAATTTGTAATTGTAGTGTTCTTTGGGTCGATTTTTTTCTGTTTAATTATATATAGTCAAGATTATTCAGATAAGTTGATTTCTGGAATGTCCTCATTAAGCGTTCAGGTTGCGGGTAGCGGTAGCAACGCAACAGACGTTTTCACCAACTCCCTTAAAATAGCCGATAACATGACTAATCCAATATCAATATTCGGAGCCGTTAAAGCCCCATTAATAGGACTTTGTATCATTGTAACATTGCTTTGCGGTGCCTTTATATATGGCATGTATATTTTAATCGCCTGCGAAGCATGGATTATCCTGAATATAGGTATTTTACTTTTAGGTTTTGGCGGTCTTAAAGCATCAAGAGGTTTTTCAACCAGTTTTCTTAAATACGCCCTTGGTGTAGGCCTTAAAGTTTTTACGATTAAATGTCTTTTTTATGTCTTAGCAATCTTCATGGCTGACATGATTAATTATTATTTCGAAGATTTAAGCGAAGTTTTAGTTATTACAGCTTCATTTTTAATTCTTGCCTTTCTCGTAAAAACCTTACCGGATGCAATGGCTAGGATTGTAACGATTCATAGTGGTAGTAGTGCCGGAGCGATGACCGGCGCAATGATCGCAGGGGCAGGTATGGCAGTAGGCGCAGCATCCATGGGTGCTGGTGCTGCTGCTGGTGCTGCCGGTGGTGGCGGCATAAGTGGTGCTCTTGGTGGAGCCAAAAACGGCCCACTCTCAGCAATTGAAAGAGCACTAAAAAACAACGCAAAAAAAAGAGAATCAAACGAGGGGAATGAATAA
- the trbJ gene encoding P-type conjugative transfer protein TrbJ, with protein MKSISVSIIFFSLFTFYSNIMAGIPVTCLNCSNLFTQALEYINEIEQLLEAIKRYEELAKQTENMMKNTKNLPSDLKGNLMSQLDSAVSNVEKLKTYKGDMDALYTIFTDTWPELKNMKDGDGTLMSDRILKRSSQLKSAVKKMDNILRSNFQLSGKQLQEMQDSGDFEDYMADLLLSKSGRQQAIEAGNQINSIAVNELRQNRALLANFVQAQTTALAQEQQEKKVLEAQEQRDLEKGINRTGVTLPDL; from the coding sequence ATGAAAAGCATAAGCGTATCAATCATTTTTTTCTCACTGTTTACTTTTTACTCCAATATTATGGCTGGTATCCCTGTCACCTGCCTTAATTGCTCCAACTTGTTCACGCAAGCACTTGAATATATTAATGAAATTGAACAGTTGTTGGAGGCTATAAAACGATACGAGGAACTTGCCAAGCAAACAGAAAATATGATGAAAAACACTAAAAATTTACCATCTGATCTTAAAGGTAATTTGATGTCTCAATTAGATAGTGCTGTATCAAATGTCGAAAAGTTAAAAACGTATAAAGGTGATATGGACGCTTTATATACTATTTTTACGGACACTTGGCCAGAACTTAAAAATATGAAAGATGGTGATGGAACATTAATGAGCGACCGTATTTTGAAAAGGTCAAGTCAGCTTAAAAGCGCCGTCAAAAAAATGGATAATATTTTACGATCTAATTTCCAACTCTCAGGTAAACAATTGCAGGAAATGCAAGATTCGGGAGACTTTGAAGACTACATGGCCGATCTCCTTTTGTCTAAATCCGGCAGGCAGCAAGCAATTGAAGCAGGCAACCAAATTAATTCTATAGCAGTTAACGAACTAAGGCAAAATAGGGCGTTGCTGGCTAATTTTGTGCAAGCCCAAACCACCGCATTAGCTCAAGAACAACAGGAAAAAAAGGTACTTGAGGCTCAAGAACAACGTGATTTAGAGAAAGGGATTAATCGAACCGGTGTTACGTTACCAGATTTATAA
- a CDS encoding VirB3 family type IV secretion system protein: MRRISIHKSLHRPDLTMGIERDLIFPIGIAAGLLIVTSGNRPWQILIGLVLCLVGFSYARKINKAEPILTKVFRQYMRHKKFYPAKDSHIAPAKSINFNAMNRKEIGLQSLLQYAVMVDNGILLCKNGSFLVGYEVTTKDTDSSTDAELESFSASISSSLKYLGDGWILHFDCIRSPEDYYPEKNENFFSDEITQAIDDERRKHFKKGKHFRTSHYLFISWKPDISTQKLSSFLYTEENQEKKQNTDLGFKSLKSFQKTLNEIEDRLKLSFKISQLKEFETKTGAYSEILEIINFIITGDRHKIKLPKIPMYLDYLLANQDLTGGIVPKIADKYISVIAIDGFPAESYPMMLHNLDSLAIPYRFNSRYICMDQYSALKEITVYQKTWTQKILGFFDKFFNNAKAKINKDAVLMTKDAEDAYLINQSGLVSFGYYSGNIILLHEDKEILQNQTREIRKKVLSQGFSARIETLNALEGWLGSHPGNGYSNLRRILLHSLNLADILPLSTIYAGSRHAPCPFYPPDSPPLMFAATDGSTPFRLNLHVNDLGHTLIFGPTGMGKSVFLAMIAAQFRRYKDACIFVFDKGMSMFPLVSAAGGTHYHIAGDDNQLAFCPLKYIDTDAEQAWAEDWITTLSTLQKVDVKPEHRAAIHKAVTQIRNSPEQFRTLSNLFHYIQHQELKEAIQHYTNQGAMGKLLDAPTDSMTLEKYTVFEIEDLMNLGEENLIPVLLYIFHRIEKAFKGQPSILILDEAWIMLGHPVFRQKIREWLKVLRKANCAVVLATQSLSDAQNSGLVDVLSESCPTKIFLPNEDARKDTQKELYSALGLNSAQLQIIAEAKPQREYYVTSSNGSRLINLSLSPFALSFVGASGKEDIATIKELINEYGPSWPEVWLSKRGINF; this comes from the coding sequence ATGAGACGCATCTCTATCCATAAATCCCTACATCGGCCCGACCTAACCATGGGTATTGAACGGGATTTGATTTTCCCTATTGGTATTGCCGCTGGTTTATTGATTGTAACTAGCGGCAATCGCCCATGGCAAATATTAATCGGCCTGGTTCTTTGTTTAGTCGGCTTTTCTTATGCCAGAAAAATTAATAAAGCCGAACCGATTTTGACGAAAGTTTTTCGCCAATATATGCGACATAAAAAATTTTATCCCGCGAAAGACAGTCACATTGCACCAGCCAAAAGTATAAATTTTAACGCCATGAATAGAAAAGAAATAGGGTTACAAAGTTTATTGCAATATGCCGTTATGGTCGATAACGGCATATTATTATGTAAAAACGGCTCATTTTTAGTTGGATATGAAGTAACGACCAAGGACACAGATAGTTCTACAGACGCAGAACTTGAAAGTTTTTCAGCCTCTATATCATCCTCACTTAAATATTTAGGTGACGGTTGGATTTTGCATTTTGATTGTATCCGTAGTCCGGAGGATTATTATCCGGAAAAAAATGAAAATTTTTTCTCCGATGAAATCACCCAGGCTATTGATGACGAAAGACGAAAGCATTTTAAAAAGGGGAAGCATTTTAGAACCAGTCACTATCTCTTTATTTCATGGAAACCCGATATATCTACACAAAAACTTAGTTCATTTCTCTATACAGAAGAAAACCAAGAAAAAAAACAAAACACTGATCTTGGTTTTAAAAGTCTAAAGTCATTTCAGAAAACACTTAATGAAATAGAAGATAGGTTGAAATTATCTTTTAAGATCAGTCAATTAAAAGAATTTGAAACCAAGACCGGGGCGTATTCTGAAATATTAGAAATTATTAATTTTATAATTACAGGCGACCGGCACAAAATTAAACTCCCTAAAATTCCTATGTATCTTGATTACCTCCTTGCTAATCAAGACCTAACTGGTGGAATTGTTCCTAAAATCGCAGATAAGTATATCAGCGTAATTGCAATTGATGGGTTCCCGGCTGAAAGTTATCCTATGATGCTTCACAATTTAGATAGCTTGGCGATCCCTTATCGTTTCAATTCGCGATATATCTGTATGGATCAATACTCCGCTTTAAAAGAAATAACAGTTTACCAGAAAACATGGACCCAAAAGATTCTTGGCTTTTTCGATAAGTTTTTTAATAACGCAAAAGCCAAAATAAATAAAGATGCGGTATTGATGACGAAAGATGCAGAAGACGCATATTTAATCAATCAGTCCGGTTTGGTGAGCTTTGGTTATTATTCTGGCAATATTATTCTACTCCATGAAGACAAGGAAATATTACAAAATCAAACAAGAGAAATTAGAAAAAAGGTTTTATCTCAAGGCTTTTCAGCACGAATCGAAACATTAAACGCTTTGGAAGGTTGGTTAGGTTCTCACCCTGGCAACGGATATTCCAATCTCCGGCGCATTCTTTTACATAGCCTTAACCTGGCTGATATCCTCCCCCTCTCAACCATATATGCGGGGTCCAGGCACGCCCCCTGCCCATTTTATCCACCTGATTCACCACCACTTATGTTCGCGGCAACGGATGGCTCAACACCTTTTCGATTAAATTTACATGTAAACGATTTGGGCCATACTTTAATTTTTGGTCCTACAGGCATGGGTAAATCCGTTTTTTTAGCGATGATAGCAGCACAATTCAGGCGTTATAAAGATGCGTGTATTTTTGTGTTTGACAAAGGAATGTCAATGTTTCCATTGGTATCGGCGGCAGGCGGCACCCATTATCATATTGCAGGGGATGACAACCAACTCGCCTTTTGCCCTTTAAAATACATTGATACAGATGCGGAACAAGCTTGGGCCGAAGATTGGATAACCACTTTAAGCACCCTACAGAAAGTTGATGTTAAGCCGGAACACAGAGCCGCTATACATAAAGCTGTAACACAGATCAGAAATTCTCCTGAACAATTTCGCACATTAAGTAACTTGTTTCATTATATTCAGCACCAAGAACTGAAAGAAGCGATTCAGCATTATACAAACCAAGGAGCGATGGGCAAACTTCTTGATGCTCCCACCGATTCTATGACTTTGGAAAAATACACTGTATTTGAAATCGAAGATTTAATGAATCTTGGCGAAGAAAACTTAATCCCGGTGCTTTTATATATTTTTCACAGAATAGAAAAAGCCTTTAAAGGTCAACCAAGCATACTGATTCTGGACGAAGCTTGGATCATGTTAGGACATCCTGTTTTTCGCCAAAAGATACGGGAATGGTTAAAAGTCCTCAGAAAAGCCAATTGTGCGGTTGTCCTTGCCACACAAAGCCTTTCTGATGCCCAAAATTCAGGCCTTGTAGATGTATTATCAGAGAGTTGCCCAACTAAAATATTCTTACCAAATGAAGATGCCAGAAAAGATACTCAAAAAGAATTATATTCCGCCTTGGGCCTTAATTCTGCTCAGCTTCAAATTATTGCCGAAGCTAAACCACAACGGGAATATTATGTAACATCTTCAAATGGTTCCCGTCTGATTAATTTGTCTTTATCTCCTTTCGCTTTATCGTTTGTCGGTGCAAGCGGCAAAGAAGATATAGCCACGATTAAAGAATTAATAAACGAGTATGGCCCATCCTGGCCGGAAGTCTGGTTATCAAAAAGAGGAATTAATTTTTAA
- a CDS encoding TrbC/VirB2 family protein, which produces MYQPNVSNHSVPVRCSGGDDYSTIFQMKGPQKMKKYFPLIVMSLILLIALFPDSVFAATISEFATPTEKLMETLRGPWAKAVAVIMILAAAFMMWFKKDDLDGMAKGFLVVVCIISVLTLAEPILDTLFSFGSGALT; this is translated from the coding sequence ATGTATCAACCGAATGTCTCTAACCATAGCGTTCCTGTTCGGTGTAGTGGTGGGGATGATTATTCAACTATTTTTCAAATGAAAGGACCACAAAAAATGAAAAAGTATTTTCCCTTGATTGTAATGTCATTAATTCTTTTAATCGCTCTTTTCCCTGACTCTGTGTTTGCAGCAACTATAAGCGAATTTGCAACGCCCACAGAAAAATTGATGGAGACTCTACGCGGCCCATGGGCAAAGGCCGTTGCTGTTATTATGATTTTAGCTGCCGCCTTTATGATGTGGTTCAAGAAAGATGACCTCGATGGTATGGCAAAGGGTTTTTTAGTTGTGGTCTGTATCATTTCTGTTCTGACCCTGGCAGAGCCTATTCTTGATACTCTGTTCTCCTTCGGTTCAGGTGCGCTGACTTAA
- a CDS encoding conjugal transfer protein TraL: MAVVNFVLQGKGGIGKSLASSLLSQYLLDRRQLVACFDTDPVNTTFAAYDELQATIVEIMDGDVINSRLFDTLIEKLIELPDNAYAVIDSGASTFFPLAAYLAENDIAQFFSDTGHKLVLHTLIAGGQAETDTIQGLNSLLNAFPGTPITIWVNPFFGQILEFSDTHELAKKNEKNGGVIIFLPSYKKETFGHDIETILKSRLTFDQAINSEQINIMAKQRLKIVCKDIWSLFDEAGLINEIQNTGTDS; the protein is encoded by the coding sequence ATGGCAGTTGTTAATTTCGTTTTGCAAGGCAAAGGTGGTATCGGTAAAAGCCTCGCATCAAGTCTTTTAAGTCAATACCTACTTGACCGCAGGCAATTGGTGGCTTGTTTTGACACTGATCCCGTCAATACAACTTTCGCGGCTTATGATGAGTTGCAAGCAACCATAGTGGAAATCATGGACGGCGATGTAATAAACAGCCGTTTATTTGATACGCTCATTGAAAAATTAATAGAGCTACCAGATAACGCTTATGCTGTAATCGACAGCGGGGCGAGTACATTTTTCCCTTTAGCGGCTTATTTAGCGGAAAATGATATTGCCCAATTTTTTTCCGATACGGGACATAAATTAGTTTTACATACGCTAATTGCGGGTGGACAGGCTGAAACAGACACTATTCAGGGATTAAATTCACTTTTAAATGCGTTTCCCGGGACACCAATAACAATATGGGTAAATCCTTTTTTCGGACAGATTCTTGAATTCTCAGATACTCACGAACTCGCGAAAAAAAATGAAAAAAATGGTGGAGTGATCATATTCTTACCATCCTACAAAAAAGAAACCTTTGGTCACGACATAGAAACCATCTTGAAATCTCGCCTTACCTTCGACCAAGCTATTAATTCTGAACAAATAAACATAATGGCTAAACAACGTCTTAAAATCGTTTGTAAAGATATTTGGTCTTTATTTGATGAGGCAGGATTGATCAATGAAATCCAAAATACAGGCACAGATAGCTAA
- a CDS encoding 7TM diverse intracellular signaling domain-containing protein: protein MGNLQIFKCLIHRGRSKNRRSPHPSVKKLIQSNPILLILFFYIILAPTYAYAQAAGIVITKSGYKPTPIGKKVMFFLTPKNMTFDEVKILPEEAFSLSSQPILNFGFNNNNCWLKFKIKSDALTTDYLISISYGLLDEIELYYFPSSGPDHVTKIKTGDYLQLSTRPIKHRKFLFPVNFYAETQVYIKVKSTGVLTIPIKIWKLYDFIEHDRKVTILYSLHYGMMLIIIFYNLFIYLATKDKRFAIYVLHVISTLFVLLGLNGFVNEIWPNSPTWNNQSLSFFLGSYFTCLLLFTSSFLKIKTFYPNLNQKLNITVLILGIFTISSVFIPYVKTIKIYAYMGIIIPIFTIILSLSLIKKFKPSLYFSAATFMLLIGTLTVALMDFGLLPNNAFVNIIPQVGITAEILILSIGLALKIKYMKSKIAIRNQELVRLNNLKDNFLVTTTHELKTPLHGIIGLADSIRSGGYGKIPKDVHSTLSIIINSAQRLSILVNDILDVQRLEYKDIKLELQAFDLNKIVSVIDVLSRPLLKNKHVRIINNVPPEKCYVYADMNRTYQIIQNLVSNACKYTYSGIIEISAELQGFSTIVVKVIDTGIGVTKRDQERIFEPFEQINSYNTENRGTGLGLSIAKRLVELQSGEITLKSKEGKGSEFSFTLPSASPVELGNYDDTNLIRYCNAVTNFDEKKSLQNDTPPGSSLILIVDDELINLKIISNYLQMNNYEVHSCRSGEEALLFLNKRKPDLIILDIMMPGVNGFSICEKVRKKYNQLEVPIIFVTAKNQVTDLVHGYSLGANDYLTKPFVKNELLARVRCQLSITQARDRMVKLRDFANKINQFKNVDILIKELFYYIAEDEKVNSVAIFQNSRLMKCTSDKQAYVTNFEKWKVEGILPDNYISLNLEEMRNYHLMIELKPESTLLDAEYFKNLKSQAEIIVQNFKRLIGDVYFIDDIHIVANRKKYIKFIKTEDGQTALYEDENDSIIYLKSSLNTLECFFSDLLIRVNRFCLINPKKILGIDKSFDQTGKKHKVTINVDGEIITISDNLLNTFPPVLMKKFLK from the coding sequence ATGGGAAATTTGCAAATTTTTAAATGTCTCATTCACAGAGGTCGCAGCAAAAATAGAAGAAGCCCTCACCCAAGCGTCAAAAAATTAATCCAATCTAATCCAATCTTATTAATCCTTTTTTTTTATATCATTCTCGCTCCTACCTATGCTTATGCTCAAGCCGCTGGAATCGTCATAACTAAAAGCGGCTATAAGCCAACCCCTATCGGTAAAAAAGTTATGTTTTTTTTAACACCTAAAAATATGACTTTTGATGAAGTTAAAATTTTACCAGAAGAAGCGTTTTCATTATCAAGCCAACCTATTTTGAATTTTGGCTTTAACAATAATAATTGCTGGCTCAAATTTAAAATAAAGAGTGATGCCTTAACCACAGATTATCTTATATCAATCAGTTATGGTCTTCTTGATGAAATCGAATTGTATTATTTCCCGTCGAGTGGACCGGATCACGTGACGAAAATTAAAACTGGTGATTATTTACAACTATCGACACGCCCTATAAAACATAGAAAATTTCTTTTTCCGGTGAACTTTTATGCCGAAACTCAAGTGTATATCAAAGTGAAATCAACGGGGGTGCTAACAATACCTATTAAAATATGGAAACTATATGATTTTATAGAACATGATCGTAAAGTAACTATATTATATTCATTACATTATGGCATGATGTTAATCATCATATTTTATAATTTATTCATTTATTTAGCCACAAAAGATAAAAGATTTGCCATTTATGTCTTACACGTCATATCAACTTTATTTGTGTTATTAGGGCTTAACGGGTTTGTGAATGAGATTTGGCCTAATTCGCCAACCTGGAATAATCAAAGTTTAAGTTTTTTTTTAGGTAGTTATTTTACCTGTCTATTATTATTCACAAGTTCTTTTTTAAAAATAAAGACATTCTATCCAAACTTAAATCAAAAATTAAACATCACAGTACTGATTTTAGGGATATTTACAATAAGTTCTGTTTTTATCCCCTATGTAAAAACAATAAAAATTTATGCTTACATGGGGATAATCATCCCTATTTTTACAATTATACTATCATTGTCTTTGATTAAAAAATTCAAGCCGTCCCTGTATTTTAGTGCCGCTACATTTATGCTGTTAATTGGGACATTGACTGTTGCTTTAATGGATTTTGGATTATTACCGAATAATGCATTCGTTAATATTATCCCACAGGTCGGCATCACAGCAGAAATCCTAATTCTATCAATCGGATTAGCATTAAAAATAAAATATATGAAATCTAAAATTGCCATCCGAAATCAAGAATTAGTAAGGTTAAATAACCTCAAGGATAATTTCTTGGTAACGACAACCCACGAATTAAAAACGCCTCTGCATGGAATTATTGGCCTTGCAGATTCAATCAGATCCGGTGGTTATGGTAAAATTCCCAAAGACGTCCACTCCACGTTGAGTATCATAATAAATAGTGCTCAACGTCTATCAATACTTGTTAATGATATTTTAGATGTGCAACGCCTTGAGTATAAAGACATCAAATTGGAATTGCAGGCGTTTGATCTGAATAAAATTGTTTCTGTTATTGATGTATTATCAAGGCCATTGTTAAAAAATAAGCATGTTCGAATTATAAATAATGTTCCTCCGGAAAAATGTTATGTTTATGCGGATATGAATAGAACATATCAAATAATTCAAAATCTCGTAAGTAACGCCTGTAAATATACATATTCTGGAATAATTGAAATTAGTGCCGAATTACAAGGGTTTAGCACGATTGTTGTCAAAGTAATAGATACCGGCATTGGTGTTACAAAAAGAGATCAAGAAAGAATATTTGAGCCGTTTGAACAAATTAATTCATATAATACAGAAAATAGGGGTACTGGATTAGGACTTAGCATTGCTAAACGGTTGGTAGAATTACAATCCGGTGAAATAACTCTTAAGTCTAAAGAAGGCAAAGGATCTGAATTTAGTTTCACCCTACCTTCGGCCAGCCCGGTCGAACTCGGAAATTATGATGATACTAACCTTATCCGGTATTGCAATGCAGTCACAAATTTTGACGAAAAAAAGAGTCTTCAAAACGATACCCCGCCCGGTTCCAGCCTTATACTTATTGTCGACGATGAACTTATAAATTTAAAAATAATATCAAATTATTTACAAATGAATAATTATGAGGTCCACTCGTGCAGATCCGGAGAAGAAGCTTTGTTGTTTTTAAATAAAAGAAAACCGGATTTAATTATACTTGATATAATGATGCCTGGTGTCAACGGATTTTCCATTTGTGAAAAAGTCCGGAAAAAATACAATCAGCTTGAAGTACCTATAATATTTGTGACAGCAAAAAATCAAGTAACGGATCTCGTTCACGGCTATAGCTTGGGGGCTAATGATTATCTGACAAAACCATTTGTAAAAAATGAATTGCTTGCCAGGGTAAGATGTCAACTATCTATAACCCAAGCAAGGGATAGAATGGTTAAATTGAGAGATTTTGCAAATAAAATTAATCAGTTTAAAAATGTGGATATCCTTATAAAAGAATTATTTTATTATATAGCCGAAGATGAAAAGGTTAATTCAGTGGCAATTTTTCAAAATAGCCGACTTATGAAGTGTACATCTGATAAGCAGGCATATGTCACTAATTTTGAAAAATGGAAAGTTGAAGGTATATTGCCGGATAATTACATCTCTCTTAATCTTGAAGAAATGAGAAACTATCATCTTATGATTGAATTAAAGCCGGAATCCACTCTGCTTGATGCGGAATATTTTAAAAATCTTAAATCCCAAGCTGAAATTATTGTTCAAAACTTTAAACGTCTTATAGGCGATGTATATTTTATAGATGATATTCATATTGTTGCTAATCGGAAAAAATATATAAAATTCATAAAAACTGAAGATGGACAAACGGCTTTATATGAAGATGAAAACGATAGTATTATTTATTTAAAATCGTCATTAAACACGCTGGAATGTTTCTTTAGTGACCTCTTGATTAGAGTTAACCGCTTTTGTTTAATCAATCCTAAAAAAATATTAGGGATAGATAAAAGTTTTGATCAAACCGGCAAAAAACACAAAGTGACAATAAATGTTGATGGTGAAATAATCACGATTTCAGATAATTTATTAAACACCTTTCCACCTGTTTTAATGAAAAAATTTTTGAAATAG
- a CDS encoding helix-turn-helix domain-containing protein, which translates to MAVVKKTIMEERQLIGKVIKTLRRGQITDITQKDVSNALGFSQPVFQQRIETGQRHLDVAELWEICKFLNVSFTEVAAKIEEALTQASKN; encoded by the coding sequence ATGGCCGTGGTTAAAAAGACGATAATGGAAGAACGACAACTTATTGGCAAAGTGATAAAGACACTTCGCCGGGGACAAATAACAGATATAACGCAGAAAGATGTTTCAAACGCTTTAGGTTTTAGCCAACCTGTTTTTCAACAGCGTATTGAGACAGGTCAACGCCATTTAGATGTGGCAGAGTTATGGGAAATTTGCAAATTTTTAAATGTCTCATTCACAGAGGTCGCAGCAAAAATAGAAGAAGCCCTCACCCAAGCGTCAAAAAATTAA
- a CDS encoding TraK family protein — MMNLKQSCKSQFLAVWKEASEYIEQGYTKKAIYNFFCEQKKIDMSYVAWTKLINNANEVHPFAQTSTPKKKSTPNSSPTKSKSITVNKKGFQHNSRPYASQSDLKPQEKKDLPVTLISKGDM; from the coding sequence ATGATGAATTTAAAACAATCATGCAAAAGCCAGTTTTTGGCAGTCTGGAAAGAAGCAAGCGAATATATCGAACAAGGGTACACCAAAAAAGCGATCTATAATTTTTTTTGTGAACAAAAAAAAATTGATATGTCATATGTTGCCTGGACTAAATTAATTAATAATGCAAATGAGGTTCATCCATTTGCACAAACCTCCACCCCCAAAAAAAAATCAACTCCGAATTCTTCCCCCACCAAATCAAAATCAATTACTGTAAATAAAAAAGGATTTCAACATAACAGCAGACCATATGCCTCTCAATCTGACTTAAAACCACAAGAAAAAAAAGATTTACCCGTTACTCTTATCTCAAAAGGCGATATGTGA
- a CDS encoding transcriptional regulator, with translation MGPKELRKSGEALFGQRWQTDLARALDVDSRRIRQWIKGERPLPKTIDLDILALLKQRQQKISQLLEDFENSE, from the coding sequence ATGGGACCTAAAGAACTAAGAAAATCTGGGGAAGCTTTATTTGGTCAACGCTGGCAGACTGATCTTGCCAGAGCGTTAGATGTTGATTCTAGGCGTATTCGTCAATGGATAAAAGGGGAAAGGCCTTTACCCAAAACAATAGATCTGGACATCTTAGCTTTATTAAAGCAGCGACAACAGAAAATAAGTCAGCTTTTAGAAGATTTTGAAAATAGTGAATGA
- a CDS encoding RDD family protein, translated as MGIYAGFRKRFIAIVIDTIILIPFLLMAKSLGFEGQLFEAVICWAYFSGMESSPTQGTIGKIVTGIKVVDLEGNKITWKIASVRYIGRVISFLLCFGGFLIVPFSPKKQGLHDMLAGCFVVNKAYISGIC; from the coding sequence ATGGGGATTTATGCCGGATTCAGAAAAAGATTTATAGCCATTGTGATAGATACAATAATTTTGATTCCCTTTTTATTAATGGCAAAATCGTTGGGTTTTGAGGGACAATTATTTGAAGCTGTAATTTGTTGGGCTTATTTTTCCGGAATGGAAAGTTCACCAACACAAGGGACTATAGGGAAAATAGTAACAGGTATAAAAGTCGTTGATTTAGAAGGCAATAAGATAACCTGGAAAATTGCGTCTGTTCGTTATATTGGGAGGGTTATTTCTTTTCTTTTATGTTTTGGTGGTTTTTTGATTGTTCCGTTTTCACCAAAAAAACAAGGGCTGCATGATATGTTGGCAGGATGCTTTGTTGTTAACAAGGCGTATATAAGTGGCATATGTTAG
- a CDS encoding excalibur calcium-binding domain-containing protein — MNGGISSVTSQISNLSSVNISEPAKSSISTSNVLNQQFRCDGRTRCSQMTSCAEATYFLRNCPNTKMDGDNDGIPCERQWCR; from the coding sequence ATGAACGGTGGAATATCGTCCGTCACATCCCAAATTTCAAATTTGTCCAGCGTAAACATTTCAGAACCAGCAAAATCAAGTATTTCTACGTCCAATGTGCTTAATCAACAATTCAGATGTGATGGTCGAACACGTTGTTCCCAAATGACTTCTTGTGCAGAAGCAACCTATTTTTTGAGAAACTGTCCAAATACAAAAATGGATGGGGATAATGATGGCATCCCATGTGAGCGGCAGTGGTGCAGATGA